In Paenibacillus guangzhouensis, a single window of DNA contains:
- a CDS encoding DMT family transporter produces the protein MLLGILLAWIAGSFVGLQNIFNNKVNEQAGTWITTTLVLGLGCLASVLIGLLFEGGELFHLRYMESWYWFSGVIGVGVVTCLMQGIKRLGPTYAVSLAMTSQLGFALLCDSQGWFGLDKVPFTINQLVGVLVIVAGILVFKLDGRREKQHKQQKFVHSG, from the coding sequence ATGCTGCTGGGAATATTGCTGGCATGGATCGCGGGATCGTTCGTCGGTCTGCAGAACATTTTCAACAATAAAGTTAATGAACAGGCGGGGACGTGGATTACGACGACACTGGTGTTAGGATTAGGGTGTCTTGCCTCTGTCCTGATCGGGCTTCTATTCGAAGGCGGGGAGTTGTTCCATCTTCGGTATATGGAGTCATGGTATTGGTTCAGCGGCGTGATCGGCGTAGGTGTCGTGACCTGTCTGATGCAGGGGATCAAACGTCTAGGTCCGACATATGCAGTCTCGCTCGCGATGACGTCCCAGCTTGGTTTCGCGCTGCTATGCGATTCGCAAGGCTGGTTCGGTCTAGACAAGGTTCCCTTTACAATCAATCAGCTGGTCGGGGTGTTGGTCATCGTCGCAGGTATTCTGGTCTTCAAGCTCGACGGTCGGCGGGAGAAGCAGCATAAGCAGCAGAAGTTCGTACATTCGGGTTAA
- a CDS encoding Crp/Fnr family transcriptional regulator, producing the protein MKEMKDEARLRFFLREHQIEHVLNEQLIPHLSLYRFAPGELICSQGDAFDHLYILVQGKIKIYTTSAEGKVLILSFKTPLEVIGDIEYVRGVSIINTVEAVSPVYMIGVHHRYLNKYGRDHAPLLHFLLDIITQKFYMKSNALSFNLLYPVEVRFASYLLSVSTAGDHSLIREQPSSSSSSLKDMAKLIGTSYRHLNRVIQKFCAEGLIERSKGAIFILDREGLRRLAGHNIYE; encoded by the coding sequence AAGAAATGAAGGATGAAGCGCGGCTGCGGTTCTTTCTGCGGGAGCATCAGATCGAGCATGTCTTGAACGAACAACTCATACCGCATTTGTCGCTCTATCGGTTCGCCCCGGGAGAGCTCATCTGCTCGCAAGGCGACGCCTTCGATCATCTCTATATTCTCGTACAAGGTAAGATCAAAATCTATACGACGTCAGCCGAAGGGAAGGTGCTCATCCTCTCGTTCAAGACGCCGCTCGAAGTGATCGGCGATATTGAGTATGTACGTGGCGTATCGATCATTAATACGGTTGAAGCGGTATCTCCGGTCTATATGATCGGGGTTCATCACCGCTACCTGAATAAATACGGGCGAGATCATGCGCCGCTGCTGCACTTCCTGCTCGATATTATCACGCAAAAGTTCTACATGAAGTCTAACGCGCTAAGCTTTAATCTGCTATATCCGGTCGAAGTGCGGTTCGCAAGCTACCTATTGTCGGTCTCCACGGCTGGGGATCATTCGTTGATTCGTGAACAACCATCATCGAGCTCATCCAGTCTGAAGGATATGGCGAAGCTCATCGGAACCAGCTATCGGCATTTGAACCGAGTCATCCAGAAGTTCTGTGCAGAAGGTCTGATTGAACGCAGCAAGGGGGCTATCTTTATTCTTGATCGAGAAGGTTTGAGACGCCTTGCCGGACACAATATCTATGAGTAA